A window from Triticum aestivum cultivar Chinese Spring chromosome 6D, IWGSC CS RefSeq v2.1, whole genome shotgun sequence encodes these proteins:
- the LOC123144487 gene encoding uncharacterized protein, which produces MDTQTSNLTALMEKLLSRFDEEKAEADKRAEVQTQFNQQVSQELQSLSKQIGITQAEIDDVRQVASPSASAALSARSGIDNPSTTVLHTPPPKEGPHQPAPPPSPGLRAPPSPGAVPMPHAFTGGPQPARLVNEGPPLLPRLEPLAVPPAHAHLQQPREDHGIRPPKHQFPRFDGEGPRLWLDRCLAYFELYRVPEHNWVATAALYVEGHAALWLRAFRQQHPVLHWDMFRRALEEEFGPEEFESMMHNLLQLRQTGSVVDYRQQFEVYMYNLLALDATLSPKFFVTQFLLGLKDELRAAVRIQAPNSITRATVFARIQEEELENQRSKSRPAHTGRSSPLLYTAPPPGRPPPAPSTGPAVPLTRPMAAAKPATDDFGRERQLRDYRRQHGLCFRCGEKYSREHQCKRSAQLLTIEVGEYGEVLSDDAVRALELLDEPAATESACCLLSANAVEGTESAETIRLRATVGDQTMLLLVDSGSTHSFVNASFAKRITAATKPIPTVAVRVANGQQLQCTEMVPQLQWTAQGHKFSSDMRVLQLGVYDAVLGVDWLAQHSPMQCDWNLKTIQFDCEGTPVHLTGVRSDETPALTALDAAQLWQMHEANEIWGAALVAMQALSTHNTEDPIVPVIQQVLTEFRDVFEEPTTLPPHRQYDHAINLEPGAVPVNCRPYRYSPLQKDEIERQVSEMLRQGLITHSMSPFAAPVLLVKKKDGTWRFCVDYRRLNTITIKNKFPLPIIDELLDELAGAAFFSKIDLRAGYHQIRMREGDEEKTAFKTHHGHFQFRVMPFGVTNGPPTFQCLINSIFYGPNRKFVISFLDDILVFSCSLQEHVEHLRTVFSILRQHQLYAKESKCSFAQPRIEYLGHVISKEGVATDPSKTSAMREWPTPTNATELRGFLGLAGYYRKFVPRYGIIAKPLTQLLTKKGFMWSTQAQAAFDLLKDAMVNTPVLALPDFSRPFCIETDACDTGVGAVLVQDAHPVAYLSKALGVRNQRLSIYEKEFLAVIMAVEKWRHYLQRAPFVIITDHKSLCSLGDQQLDTELQRKAMSKLVGLQFSFKYRRGVENGAADALSRVGHLLALDALSTCQPQWLQEVANSYETDADAQDLLQ; this is translated from the coding sequence ATGGACACGCAGACGTCCAACCTCACGGCTCTCATGGAGAAGCTCCTCTCGCGATTCGACGAGGAGAAGGCAGAGGCAGACAAACGCGCTGAGGTGCAAACCCAGTTCAATCAGCAGGTATCCCAGGAGCTGCAAAGTCTGTCGAAACAGATCGGGATCACTCAAGCCGAGATCGATGACGTGCGGCAGGTGGCATCTCCCTCGGCCTCGGCCGCGCTGTCCGCCAGGTCCGGCATCGACAACCCCTCCACCACCGTGCTGCACACGCCGCCGCCCAAGGAAGGACCGCATCAACCCGCACCGCCACCATCACCGGGGCTCCGTGCACCCCCATCTCCAGGTGCGGTGCCCATGCCGCACGCGTTCACCGGAGGACCGCAGCCTGCGCGACTGGTCAACGAGGGGCCGCCCCTGCTTCCCAGGCTAGAACCACTGGCCGTTCCACCAGCGCACGCCCACCTGCAACAGCCACGGGAGGATCACGGCATCAGACCACCTAAACACCAGTTTCCTCGCTTCGACGGTGAGGGTCCACGCCTCTGGCTTGATCGTTGTTTAGCTTATTTCGAGCTCTATCGCGTGCCGGAGCACAATTGGGTGGCCACCGCAGCGCTCTATGTCGAGGGTCATGCCGCGCTCTGGCTCCGAGCGTTTCGGCAGCAGCATCCAGTTCTTCATTGGGATATGTTCAGACGTGCTCTGGAGGAGGAGTTTGGACCAGAGGAGTTCGAATCCATGATGCACAATCTCTTGCAGTTGAGGCAGACTGGCAGTGTGGTGGATTACAGGCAACAGTTCGAAGTTTACATGTACAACTTGCTGGCACTAGATGCAACCCTCAGCCCAAAATTTTTTGTTACTCAGTTCTTATTAGGCCTGAAGGATGAGCTCCGAGCAGCAGTACGCATTCAAGCACCCAATAGCATAACGAGGGCCACAGTTTTTGCAAGGATTCAGGAAGAAGAGCTTGAAAATCAGCGTTCCAAGTCACGACCGGCGCATACGGGCAGATCATCACCACTGCTCTATACGGCACCACCGCCAGGAAGACCACCACCAGCACCATCCACAGGGCCTGCGGTGCCTCTGACTCGACCGATGGCAGCAGCCAAACCAGCTACAGATGACTTTGGCAGAGAACGACAGTTACGCGATTACAGACGCCAACATGGTCTTTGTTTTCGCTGTGGGGAGAAGTACTCCAGGGAACACCAATGCAAGCGCTCAGCCCAGTTATTGACAATTGAGGTAGGGGAGTATGGGGAAGTTCTCTCCGATGACGCGGTACGCGCCCTGGAACTACTGGATGAGCCGGCAGCCACAGAATCAGCCTGTTGCTTACTGTCAGCCAACGCGGTGGAAGGCACCGAATCCGCGGAAACGATCAGACTTCGCGCAACCGTTGGCGATCAGACAATGTTGTTGCTGGTTGATTCCGGGAGTACACACAGTTTCGTCAATGCCTCCTTCGCCAAACGCATCACTGCAGCAACCAAGCCCATACCTACAGTAGCTGTCAGAGTGGCTAATGGACAACAGCTACAGTGCACTGAAATGGTTCCTCAGTTACAATGGACGGCACAGGGACACAAGTTCAGTTCCGACATGCGTGTCCTGCAACTTGGGGTCTATGACGCAGTCCTTGGGGTGGATTGGCTTGCCCAACATAGCCCGATGCAGTGTGATTGGAACCTCAAGACAATTCAGTTTGATTGCGAAGGAACACCGGTGCATCTCACTGGTGTCCGATCAGACGAAACACCAGCTCTCACAGCCCTCGATGCAGCTCAATTATGGCAAATGCATGAGGCGAACGAGATCTGGGGTGCTGCCTTGGTGGCCATGCAGGCCCTGTCCACCCACAATACAGAGGATCCTATTGTCCCTGTAATCCAACAAGTGTTGACAGAATTCAGAGATGTCTTTGAGGAGCCTACCACACTTCCCCCACACAGGCAATATGATCACGCCATCAATTTGGAACCCGGAGCAGTCCCCGTCAACTGCCGACCCTACCGCTACTCGCCGCTGCAGAAAGACGAGATAGAACGGCAAGTTTCAGAGATGCTCCGCCAAGGCCTGATCACCCACAGCATGAGCCCGTTTGCAGCTCCGGTGCTGCTGGTAAAGAAGAAAGACGGCACTTGGAGGTTCTGCGTGGATTACCGTCGCCTCAACACTATTACTATAAAGAACAAATTTCCCCTGCCAATCATCGACGAGCTCTTGGACGAACTCGCAGGCGCTGCAttcttttccaagattgatttacgaGCTGGGTATCATCAAATACGAATGAGAGAAGGTGATGAAGAGAAGACTGCTTTCAAAACACATCACGGGCACTTCCAATTCAGAGTCATGCCTTTCGGAGTCACGAACGGACCACCAACATTCCAGTGCTTGATAAACTCCATCTTCTATGGTCCGAATCGTAAGTTTGTCATTTCCTTccttgatgacattcttgtgttcaGCTGCTCTCTCCAGGAACATGTAGAGCACCTTCGCACTGTCTTCTCCATTCTCCGtcaacatcaactatatgccaaagAGTCCAAGTGTTCCTTTGCTCAGCCTCGCATCGAATACCTGGGTCATGTGATCTCCAAGGAAGGTGTGGCCACCGATCCCAGCAAGACGAGTGCGATGCGCGAGTGGCCTACTCCAACAAATGCCACTGAGCTGCGCGGATTCCTTGGGCTCGCGGGCTATTACCGCAAATTTGTTCCCCGTTATGGAatcatcgccaagccactgacacAACTTCTCACCAAGAAAGGATTCATGTGGTCAACTCAAGCACAAGCGGCATTCGACTTGCTCAAGGATGCCATGGTCAACACCCCCGTTCTTGCTCTGCCGGACTTCTCACGCCCCTTCTGCATCGAGACCGACGCGTGCGACACCGGCGTGGGAGCCGTGCTGGTCCAGGATGCCCACCCCGTGGCCTATCTCAGCAAGGCTTTGGGGGTGCGCAATCAGCGCCTCTCCATCTatgagaaggagtttctcgcggTCATCATGGCCGTCGAGAAGTGGCGACATTACCTCCAACGCGCTCCATTTGTCATCatcaccgaccacaagagtctaTGTAGCCTCGGCGACCAACAGTTGGACACAGAGCTGCAGCGTAAAGCCATGTCAAAGCTAGTCGGACTCCAGTTCTCCTTCAAGTACCGGCGGGGAGTCGAAAATGGCGCAGCGGATGCGCTCTCGCGCGTCGGCCATCTCCTCGCTCTCGACGCTCTGTCAACGTGCCAACCGCAATGGTTACAGGAAGTGGCCAATTCCTACGAGACAGATGCAGATGCCCAAGATCTTCTCCAATGA